The sequence CTATGAACTTTACGATCTGTTTGTGTTTTTTGTTTCTCATTCTAATATTATCTCCCCATTGTGGGGAGCTTTTTTGCTATTTTTTAAACAGTCTCAGTTCTTTTTGGTTTTATAATAGCTATTATGCTAAATCCGTCTCAGGAGAAAGCGGTAAAACACTTTGGTAAGCCTCTTCTTATAGTAGCTGGGGCTGGTTCTGGAAAGACAAAAACTCTTGCTTACAAGTTGGAATATCTGGTCGGTCAAAGGTGCATAAGGCAGGACAGGGTGTTGGTGCTCACCTTTACCAACAAGTCCGCAAGAGAGATAAAGGAGAGGATACTTAAAATCACGGATGAGGATATACCGTGGGCGGGAACTTTTCACTCTTTTGCTCTAAAGCTTTTGAAACAGGACGGGTACAGGATAGGTATTTCTCCTTCTTTTGGAATACTTGATGAAGAAGACAGGAAGAAGCTCCTCAAAAGCATACTAAAGCAGATGGGTATAGAAAAGGAGTATCTTTATAAGGTTGAAAACTACATATTTTCAAGGTGCGAAGACCTCAAACCTCCCAAAGATGGTTTGCTTGAAGAAGTTTATCAGGCATACAGAGAGGCATTAAAATCCGCTAATCTGTTGGACTTTTCCCAGATGTTATTGGGAGCTTACGAACTTCTAAAGGATCACTCTCGCAGATGGAGAGACTTTTTTGACTTTATCATGGTAGATGAGTTTCAGGATACTAACACGGTGCAGTATGAGATACTAAAACTTCTTGCCAAGGAAAACATTTGTGTTGTAGGAGACCCTAATCAGTGTATATATGAGTGGAGATACGCAAGACCTGACAACTTGTTTAAGTTTAAGGAAGACTTTGATCCTGATGTGATAAAGCTTGAGTATAACTACCGTTCGGGAAAGTACATAATATATGTTGCCAATGCAGTTTTGTCTGCTTCAAGAGCCAAGTGGAAGGATATAGTTCCAGAGCTAAAAGCGGTAAGAGATAGCAAAGAGAAACCTGTGGTTAGGCGTTTTTCCAATGAGCTTGAAGAGTCCGCATGGGTAGCTCAGGAGATAAAAAGGCTACTTAGTAGGTTTAACCCTTCTGACATAGCCATACTTGTAAGAACGGGCTATCTTACCGATACTTTTGAAAGGGCTCTTTTCAACGCGGGAGTGCCTTACAAAACTGTAGGAACTGTCAGGTTCTTTGAAAGGGCGGAAGTAAAGGATGCTTTGGCTTTCCTTAGAATTGCAGTAAATCCATCAGACGAGCTTTCTTTCAAGAGGTGCTTAGAAGTTGCAAGGACAGGGATAGGAAGCAAGTCTTTTGAGAAGATAAGACGCTACTATCAAGGAGATTGGTTATTGGCAGGTGTCAAAGCTCTAAAAGACTTGAGTGATGAGCAAAAACACAGACTTTACAAACTGATAACAGAGCTATCAAAACTTATGAAAAGTACGGATAACTACCCTACCGCTCTTAAGGAGCTCTTAAAAAGCGTGGATTACGAAGAGCACATGCACGCAAGGTATCAAAAGGATTACCAAGAGAGAAAAGAGAATCTGGAAGAGTTTTTGAGATTTCTTGAGGAGAAAAAAAGGGAGGGCTCAACTCTTTCTGAAGTACTTCAGGAGGTAAGTCTTATCAGTCAAGAGGAGGAAGGTTCATCTGCGGTAAGCATTATGACTATACACGCCAGCAAAGGACTTGAATTTTCTGTAGTCTTTCTGCCAAGACTTGAAGAGGGTATACTTCCCCACGAAAAGAGCACAAAAGACATTCAGGAACTTGAGGAAGAAAGAAGACTCTTTTATGTTGCCATCACGAGAGCAAAAGACATGCTCTACATGACCTACACCAAGGAAAAGGCTAAAAAACCCAGCAGATTCTTGTCAGACATACCCAAGGAGTTTTTAGACCTGTCTGCTTATAAAGTGCCTAAACCTATGCACGGCATAAAGGTAGGAGATACAGTAATGCACAGAATATTCGGTAAAGGCAGGGTGTTAGCCTTGGAAGATGAAAGGGCTAAGGTAGATTTTGGTGATAAGGTAAAAACCATACATATAGCTTTCTTGGAGGTGGTTTAGTCTATTACAGAACCACCTTTGAGGATATGACCCAAAAGGCCTGTCATGTTGAGGAAAACCTTTTCAAACTCAAGGACATAGTATTTACCTTCTTTTTCCAAAGACCTTTCGTTTACCTGAATGTGTGCGGATGCGTGCTTTATCTGTTCAAGAAAGATAAGAGCGTTTTCTTTTTTGTTAAACCTGCATCTGAAAGTCCTATAGACTTTACCCTCCGATCTTACCATTTGGCACGCTTTAAATATGCCCTCTAAAAAGGCTTTGCCCACCTCTGTATAAAGACTCTCATCTGCTTTTAGCCCCTCCTCTTCTATGAAAAGAGCAAGTCTTAGAAGTCTGTTGGTATAGTAATCTGCAGGCAGGCCTAACATGTTTAGTGATGTGATCCTTATGTCGTTAATGTTGGCATAACTGGTTATGTACTTTACCCTTTTGTCGCGCTGTGAGTCTTCTTTAAACACAACCCCTTCCCTCTTTTCATCGTTGAGCTTTATCAAAATACGCTTTATGTCATCTACACGGGACAGTTCAAACCTTCCGAATAACTCCACATGTGGTAGGTTGTACTTCTCTATAAGCTTGAGTTTCTCCCTGTAAGGTAAAAAGCCCTGCTCCCCCTTTTTCATGATGTCAAACACAAAAAACCTAATGTCTTCTTCAATATAAGGTGGAGACTCTTCCACATAAGGGTTTTCTGGACCTGCTACCTCTGCGCATAGCACAAGATCCGGGTTTTCTTCAAAAAACGCAGGGTTTATAAAGTCTTTTACCCTATCTGTTGTAAAGGCACATATGTAACCTCCCCTTGTTAAGGCATATACTTCACCATTATGGAAGAAGATTCTTGTGTTGTATCCATCCACCTTTTCCTCAACCCAAACGGGCGCGTTGAACTGCTCTAAAAGTCCGGAAGATAGCTGGAATATCCTTCCTATGTGTGGATAGCCCCAGACTACAAAATCTTTAAAGATAGCTGTGCCCCTTGGCACATCTTTAAAGTCGTCTACAAATCTGAGATACTCTATTTCTTTGAAAACTTCCGTTCTGACCTTATTTTTCTTTAAAGCTTCCTTGACAACATCTACTTGTATCATTAACAAATTTCATTATAGCAGAGTAAAGGTTTATAATGTTTATTCATGAGAAGAGGTTTTACACTCATAGAAATACTTATAGTAGTTATAATTATAGGACTTCTTGCTGCGTTGGTGGCTCCAAGGCTTGTGGGTAAACTTACCGAATCAAAAGAAAAAATAGCTAAACAGCAAATAGCTATGCTTTCAACAGCGGTTGAACTCTTCAGAGCTGATGTAGGTAGATACCCAACAACTCAGGAAGGCTTGGAAGCGCTAATAAAAAAACCGGAGAGTGTCCCAGATAACCTCTGGAAAGGTCCGTATGTGAAGGGCAATAAGCTACCTTTGGACCCTTGGGGAAATCCCTACCACTAC comes from Hydrogenobacter hydrogenophilus and encodes:
- a CDS encoding RNA ligase — protein: MIQVDVVKEALKKNKVRTEVFKEIEYLRFVDDFKDVPRGTAIFKDFVVWGYPHIGRIFQLSSGLLEQFNAPVWVEEKVDGYNTRIFFHNGEVYALTRGGYICAFTTDRVKDFINPAFFEENPDLVLCAEVAGPENPYVEESPPYIEEDIRFFVFDIMKKGEQGFLPYREKLKLIEKYNLPHVELFGRFELSRVDDIKRILIKLNDEKREGVVFKEDSQRDKRVKYITSYANINDIRITSLNMLGLPADYYTNRLLRLALFIEEEGLKADESLYTEVGKAFLEGIFKACQMVRSEGKVYRTFRCRFNKKENALIFLEQIKHASAHIQVNERSLEKEGKYYVLEFEKVFLNMTGLLGHILKGGSVID
- the gspG gene encoding type II secretion system major pseudopilin GspG produces the protein MRRGFTLIEILIVVIIIGLLAALVAPRLVGKLTESKEKIAKQQIAMLSTAVELFRADVGRYPTTQEGLEALIKKPESVPDNLWKGPYVKGNKLPLDPWGNPYHYFGPEDPKTKEKGVDYLIMSYGSDGKEGGEGEAKDISNAD
- a CDS encoding ATP-dependent helicase, which translates into the protein MLNPSQEKAVKHFGKPLLIVAGAGSGKTKTLAYKLEYLVGQRCIRQDRVLVLTFTNKSAREIKERILKITDEDIPWAGTFHSFALKLLKQDGYRIGISPSFGILDEEDRKKLLKSILKQMGIEKEYLYKVENYIFSRCEDLKPPKDGLLEEVYQAYREALKSANLLDFSQMLLGAYELLKDHSRRWRDFFDFIMVDEFQDTNTVQYEILKLLAKENICVVGDPNQCIYEWRYARPDNLFKFKEDFDPDVIKLEYNYRSGKYIIYVANAVLSASRAKWKDIVPELKAVRDSKEKPVVRRFSNELEESAWVAQEIKRLLSRFNPSDIAILVRTGYLTDTFERALFNAGVPYKTVGTVRFFERAEVKDALAFLRIAVNPSDELSFKRCLEVARTGIGSKSFEKIRRYYQGDWLLAGVKALKDLSDEQKHRLYKLITELSKLMKSTDNYPTALKELLKSVDYEEHMHARYQKDYQERKENLEEFLRFLEEKKREGSTLSEVLQEVSLISQEEEGSSAVSIMTIHASKGLEFSVVFLPRLEEGILPHEKSTKDIQELEEERRLFYVAITRAKDMLYMTYTKEKAKKPSRFLSDIPKEFLDLSAYKVPKPMHGIKVGDTVMHRIFGKGRVLALEDERAKVDFGDKVKTIHIAFLEVV